In Populus alba chromosome 1, ASM523922v2, whole genome shotgun sequence, a single window of DNA contains:
- the LOC118061259 gene encoding phosphatidylinositol 4-phosphate 5-kinase 6 → MSIENIGIIKAWEAKLRKSKATKKKKNNSVFLTMMSAAVAHVDDDDPPCKEPVYHAEKALCNGDFYTGLWLDNLPHGHGKYLWTDGCMYLGEWYKGKTMGKGKFGWFSGATYEGDFKGGYMDGRGTFTGSSGDAYRGYWVMNLRHGQGTQSYANGDCYDGDWRRGSQDGHGRYQWNTSNRYIGQWKRGLMNGNGTMIWSNGNRYDGFWQDGLPKGNGSFRWSDESFYVGFWSKDPSEQNGTYYPSGSASGNLDWDPQEVFLDLNDCKISTCEKMSVFPSQKMLNWPGVLDQGNANPMKGNGGEGRLRRISVDGRLSNYSVASSDGCDVYSGGVDGDLRDVDEGFGNLQVEELDPKISKWRTQPVKKQGETISKGHKNYELMLNLQLGIRHSVGRPAPAISLDLKSSAFDPKEKVWTKFPSVGSKHTPPHQSSEFKWKDYCPVVFRTLRKLFNVDAADYMLSICGNDALRELSSPGKSGSFFYLTNDDRYMIKTIKKAEVKVLLRMLPAYYNHVRSFENTLVTKFYGLHCVKLTGPNQKKVRFVIMGNLFCSEFSIHRRFDLKGSSHGRMTSKPDSEIDPTTTLKDLDLNYIFRLQKSWFQEFCRQVDRDCDFLEQERIMDYSLLVGLHFRKASYRESLTPPRTSGVWTPSGIHTPTGVQTPNGLRTPTGLHSPTGMGDETESGAPRLSGVDLDKLFIDPTRWASIKLGINMPARVEKTARRRDGEAQLIGEPTGVLYEVVLFFGIIDILQDYDISKKLEHAYKSMQYDPTSISAVDPKQYSKRFRDFIFRVFAEDA, encoded by the exons ATGAGCATAGAGAACATTGGCATAATAAAGGCATGGGAAGCAAAACTTAGGAAATCAAAagcaacaaagaagaagaagaacaacagTGTCTTTCTCACCATGATGTCAGCAGCAGTAGCTCATGTAGATGACGACGATCCTCCTTGTAAAGAACCTGTATACCATGCAGAAAAGGCCCTTTGTAATGGTGATTTTTACACAGGCCTATGGCTTGACAACCTCCCTCATGGACATGGAAAATATCTTTGGACAGATGGTTGCATGTATCTTGGTGAATGGTATAAAGGTAAGACAATGGGAAAGGGTAAATTTGGTTGGTTTTCTGGTGCTACTTACGAGGGTGATTTCAAGGGGGGTTATATGGATGGTAGAGGGACCTTTACAGGTTCTTCAGGTGATGCTTATAGAGGTTATTGGGTTATGAATTTGAGACATGGACAAGGTACACAGAGTTACGCTAATGGTGATTGTTATGATGGTGATTGGAGAAGAGGTTCACAAGATGGACATGGAAGGTACCAATGGAATACTTCGAATCGTTATATTGGTCAATGGAAGAGAGGGTTGATGAATGGTAATGGAACTATGATTTGGAGCAATGGGAATAGGTATGATGGGTTTTGGCAAGATGGACTGCCTAAAGGAAATGGGAGTTTTAGATGGTCAGATGAAAGTTTTTATGTGGGTTTCTGGAGTAAAGATCCTAGTGAGCAAAACGGGACTTATTATCCATCTGGGTCCGCGTCAGGGAATTTGGATTGGGATCCCCAGGAGGTGTTTTTGGATTTGAACGATTGCAAGATTTCTACTTGTGAAAAGATGTCAGTTTTTCCATCGCAGAAGATGTTGAATTGGCCTGGTGTTCTTGATCAAGGGAATGCTAATCCAATGAAAGGAAATGGCGGTGAAGGAAGGCTCAGGAGGATATCAGTGGATGGGAGGCTGAGCAACTACAGCGTGGCTTCATCGGATGGCTGTGATGTTTATAGCGGTGGGGTTGATGGGGATTTGAGGGATGTAGACGAAGGTTTTGGAAATCTCCAAGTTGAAGAATTGGATCCAAAAATATCTAAATGGAGAACACAGCCCGTGAAGAAGCAAGGGGAAACAATATCAAAAGGGCATAAGAATTATGAACTCATGCTCAATCTGCAGTTGGGAATAAG ACATTCGGTCGGACGGCCTGCTCCAGCTATATCTCTTGATCTGAAGTCTTCGGCATTTGATCCCAAAGAAAAAGTTTGGACTAAATTTCCATCTGTGGGATCCAAGCACACCCCACCTCACCAGTCTTCCGAGTTCAAATGGAAGGATTATTGCCCTGTAGTTTTCAG GACTCTTAGGAAATTGTTCAATGTGGATGCAGCTGATTACATGTTATCGATATGTGGGAATGATGCGCTTAGGGAACTCTCATCCCCGGGAAAAAGTGGAAGCTTTTTTTACCTGACAAATGATGATCGCTACATGATAAAGACAATAAAGAAGGCAGAAGTAAAA GTCCTCTTGAGGATGCTGCCAGCCTACTATAATCATGTTCGGTCTTTTGAGAACACTCTGGTAACCAAATTTTATGGTCTTCATTGCGTAAAATTAACAGGGCCGAATCAGAAGAAG GTGCGATTTGTCATTATGGGGAATCTGTTTTGTTCTGAATTTTCTATTCATCGGCGCTTTGACTTGAAAGGTTCGTCCCATGGTCGCATGACTTCGAAACCGGATTCAGAAATTGATCCAACAACAACCCTCAAGGACCTTGATCTCAATTACATATTTCGGTTGCAGAAATCTTGGTTCCAAGAGTTTTGCAG GCAAGTGGACAGAGATTGTGACTTCCTTGAACAGGAGAGGATAATGGACTACAGTCTTTTGGTTGGTCTCCACTTTCGAAAAGCTTCATACAGGGAATCCCTCACACCCCCTCGTACTTCTGGAGTTTGGACTCCCTCTGGAATTCACACTCCTACTGGAGTTCAGACTCCCAATGGACTTCGAACTCCCACCGGACTTCACAGTCCTACAG GAATGGGAGATGAAACTGAATCGGGAGCTCCACGCCTTTCCGGAGTGGATTTGGATAAGCTTTTCATCGATCCCACTcg GTGGGCTTCCATTAAATTAGGAATAAACATGCCGGCAAGGGTTGAAAAGACAGCCCGGAGAAGAGATGGTGAAGCTCAGCTAATTGGAGAACCAACTGGGGTGCTGTATGAAGTTGTCCTATTTTTCGGTATCATAGACATTCTACAAGACTATGATATAAGCAAAAAGCTCGAGCACGCATACAAGTCCATGCAGTATGATCCAACTTCAATCTCTGCTGTTGATCCAAAGCAATACTCAAAACGCTTTCGGGATTTCATCTTCAGAGTATTTGCAGAAGACGCTTGA
- the LOC118061256 gene encoding protein SHI RELATED SEQUENCE 6-like isoform X2 — protein MLGLHNILFIAPPPSFHHHQPPHIPSTHQIANTNDQCNIANNQESWTTLNKYQQKSSFLKRGDLNVVGDNDTGRDIGPARACRDCGNRAKKECQYRRCRTCCKSREYDCTTHMKSTWVSAARRRERHGCGGVGGGDSSASSGGGCVGGKRPRENVTTTSNSFSTSNNNAAASVNFDTGSSYQDASFKLSLPGQVREPAVFRCIRVTAINSGEAEVAYQAKVNISGHVFKGILYDQGIDEKNLFPCVPKMQSGERTRDSTSPILEPSVAYAATGNHRLLEGNG, from the exons ATGTTAGGCCTTCACAACATACTCTTTATAGCTCCACCACCTTCTTTTCACCACCACCAGCCTCCACACATTCCCTCTACTCACCAAATAGCCAACACCAATGATCAATGTAACATTGCAAACAATCAAGAATCTTGGACCACTCTCAATAAATACCAGCAAaaatctagttttcttaaaaggGGTGATTTAAATGTTGTTGGGGATAATGATACTGGAAGGGATATTGGTCCTGCAAGAGCTTGCAGGGACTGTGGAAACAGGGCAAAGAAAGAGTGTCAGTATAGGAGGTGCAGGACTTGTTGCAAGAGTAGAGAGTATGATTGTACCACTCACATGAAGAGCACATGGGTGTCTGCTGCGAGGAGGCGAGAGAGGCATGGTTGTGgtggtgttggtggtggtgACTCTTCTGCTTCTTCTGGTGGTGGCTGTGTTGGTGGTAAAAGGCCAAGAGAAAATGTGACTACTACATCTAATAGTTTTAGTACTTCTAATAACAATGCTGCTGCTTCTGTCAATTTCGATACAGGCTCTAGTTATCAGG ATGCAAGCTTCAAACTGTCTTTACCTGGCCAAGTTCGTGAACCGGCAGTTTTCAGGTGCATTAGAGTAACAGCCATTAATAGTGGTGAAGCTGAGGTTGCCTATCAAGCTAAGGTGAATATAAGTGGCCATGTTTTCAAGGGCATTCTTTATGATCAAGGGATCGACGAGAAAAACCTGTTTCCATGTGTTCCAAAAATGCAGTCTGGTGAAAGGACTAGAGACTCCACCTCGCCAATTCTTGAACCATCCGTTGCCTACGCAGCCACAGGGAACCACAGATTGCTTGAAG GTAATGGATGA
- the LOC118061256 gene encoding protein SHI RELATED SEQUENCE 6-like isoform X1: MLGLHNILFIAPPPSFHHHQPPHIPSTHQIANTNDQCNIANNQESWTTLNKYQQKSSFLKRGDLNVVGDNDTGRDIGPARACRDCGNRAKKECQYRRCRTCCKSREYDCTTHMKSTWVSAARRRERHGCGGVGGGDSSASSGGGCVGGKRPRENVTTTSNSFSTSNNNAAASVNFDTGSSYQDASFKLSLPGQVREPAVFRCIRVTAINSGEAEVAYQAKVNISGHVFKGILYDQGIDEKNLFPCVPKMQSGERTRDSTSPILEPSVAYAATGNHRLLEGTNCTT; this comes from the exons ATGTTAGGCCTTCACAACATACTCTTTATAGCTCCACCACCTTCTTTTCACCACCACCAGCCTCCACACATTCCCTCTACTCACCAAATAGCCAACACCAATGATCAATGTAACATTGCAAACAATCAAGAATCTTGGACCACTCTCAATAAATACCAGCAAaaatctagttttcttaaaaggGGTGATTTAAATGTTGTTGGGGATAATGATACTGGAAGGGATATTGGTCCTGCAAGAGCTTGCAGGGACTGTGGAAACAGGGCAAAGAAAGAGTGTCAGTATAGGAGGTGCAGGACTTGTTGCAAGAGTAGAGAGTATGATTGTACCACTCACATGAAGAGCACATGGGTGTCTGCTGCGAGGAGGCGAGAGAGGCATGGTTGTGgtggtgttggtggtggtgACTCTTCTGCTTCTTCTGGTGGTGGCTGTGTTGGTGGTAAAAGGCCAAGAGAAAATGTGACTACTACATCTAATAGTTTTAGTACTTCTAATAACAATGCTGCTGCTTCTGTCAATTTCGATACAGGCTCTAGTTATCAGG ATGCAAGCTTCAAACTGTCTTTACCTGGCCAAGTTCGTGAACCGGCAGTTTTCAGGTGCATTAGAGTAACAGCCATTAATAGTGGTGAAGCTGAGGTTGCCTATCAAGCTAAGGTGAATATAAGTGGCCATGTTTTCAAGGGCATTCTTTATGATCAAGGGATCGACGAGAAAAACCTGTTTCCATGTGTTCCAAAAATGCAGTCTGGTGAAAGGACTAGAGACTCCACCTCGCCAATTCTTGAACCATCCGTTGCCTACGCAGCCACAGGGAACCACAGATTGCTTGAAGGTACAAACTGCACCACCTAG